From Monomorium pharaonis isolate MP-MQ-018 chromosome 9, ASM1337386v2, whole genome shotgun sequence, the proteins below share one genomic window:
- the LOC105837544 gene encoding uncharacterized protein LOC105837544 isoform X4, whose product MTFKQWDVTIERVTPRGGSKPGEANMMTSETATSANMNAEPQATNDESSDESSGETTDGEQEKKLDAMQSEEIEEIRSEGSGDDMDLDETIDSQIGVRMESERQHHPSPDEDDEEQVNILDTLPLEGAPIEGQEVSEADLLGKPISKDSEDEESMDNENDKDGQSGEEGTDSNKRHADSDHSDSAKKKAKKDDGSTEGSTSECELKPEKKLANMRRNIREVMDETQLDEATLSAQRQEMERLRRVQEQQRIIREVQRQIAINRQNNKAQTRVISLLQGKQNQAGTTMISQSSSPSSSFPSMTSPSSTQVRLPNTVLLKVNSGIGTGAQATQTASGMQAGQMQRRSIDSGMRWQKGRGGYQGAQTSISRVPNRSSAPNMLQQRIRMMTPSVSISPVVPKKEPLDRTDYYSDSELSDMEAEEAIRCEKQMHAARKMPGMPKYQRAPKGKDVVTISSSSESSDDDCIVLSDPSGEEETDTEDDPSNSGMHTNDRYNIPDEHGRVLINVGHPETEPDVFLAPQVARIIKPHQIGGIRFLFDNIIETIERYKTSSGFGCILAHSMGLGKTLQVASFCDIFFRCTTAKTVLCIMPINTLQNWLAEFNMWLPYEDPAVTAEKQVKAANVKMEPGTDMKHEVKEESCGNQSDMSNMSRPISTESAHRFSQDAVTGASQQSVNVMPENPYANPHHGYEQRNMMPSYMQDPTVMNKNMAESHIPHMPPNYHQGEMPHNPMYNANSNPLSNFSDPMKPDPMNCHGMPSGQNITGPKFGIENQNTGVMYPGMENRSQGVSMYPDMETRNAAAMYPGMGNHHPGSMYSNYNNIPGTFANYGSQTNQQELEREPKKENMLSGEMPLQPMEVNVKKEPEETIKKEEGTSTVKEELADEKKEMIEKIKTPYDVDAPVGMEVRPRHFGLHILNDSHKTMTARAKVIQEWQSTGGVLLIGYELYRQLSLKKPNKAKRKRGQPFKDTVDVEEEDKNKGLLDEMHSALVSPGPDLVICDEGHRIKNSHASISMALKQMRTKRRIVLTGYPLQNNLLEYWCMVDFVRPNYLGSKSEFCNMFERPIQNGQCIDSTPQDIRLMRYRAHVLHALLEGFVQRRSHSVLQMSLPRKEEYILLVRMTPHQRKLYDTFMTQVVKTRAVPNPLKAFAVCCKIWNHPDILYYFLRKRQANEEDDLDLEETIAEKSAAGGKKSKARQPKGESKKTKKGTTIKNKPAASVQPNASSSSSNDNAETENTHNTPKQNNYTNYTMPVSNSGYSNSMPQGSYSPHGGYQNYRPNDQNTFYRNDNNNHAEYNHGDFYNNPGQQRYGNQPFQSYTQTSTNYNTSQGYANQSQNYMQSNEQSANHSQRYSGAAAGSDFRSDQNQGNNYETPGMFPRQNYPYQDQQRNYTSNLNQGPNNYPQVSNQPSFQSQMPNQSTNMPMPDYSSYTANQNQNYTSTPANIYPRNDAQPLQNSTMGYAASQQGQPPAAQTQTTGYMASQQNQNISPGQNSGFSPNQQNQNLGLQNQSHPYANQQPQNVPLQSQAHGYPTQVNPAPPQTSHAFNQQSAPMPQTPSHGYMQANQSNQGPISQGPIRGYTPAPQGQMNVAQNQPNYSTSQSAQNVNAQNQTHRYLPDQSGQTSNPQSTVHSYSHHMVPQSATSNQAGPYPQQNQPGSVVPPSNQAHPGYPPNHSGANAMSQNSAHRYGAAQQTQVAQNQSMAYPPNQQQPNSSLSQNDQLYPRPDAAVSQQTQNYASTANEFSNDRSGAGTVSNSGNNYTANQPQTQNPVMPNYSSDSSHQNPAAVGQIKGADEPYYMPQRGYPQTFRPDQQCNDSYYRDQMNPGMNRYSNNYFPPQNYPNQSYDYATGHGTDMNSRPEESKSSQQPIGTHPSGTSCDKSNKDMTSSIGVQSQPLHQNNLTGPPSYTGEPNRQSSATPAPRSGPGVNPAPRLNQSELTKEDEKEKEDQIEKDKEDKSDEEILAKDEEKDCKSSPSGKEDPGIPYDWATELMKGYVPGLIDASAKMTIFFCILEEAIKLGDRVLAFSQSLFTLNLIEDFLARNSLKYADGQTDAWIKNVNYYRLDGSTSALEREKLINEFNSNPKIHLFLVSTRAGSLGINLVGANRAIVFDASWNPCHDTQAVCRVYRYGQKKQCFVYRLVTDNCLERKIYDRQISKQGMADRVVDQCNPDAHLSLKEATTLSWDWEEDSQVQDFSQIKDSYTDEVMHCVLERYSSLLTKQPFHHESLLVDRKDKKLSQAEKRLARRGYELEKMAANCSRPSYNYVPGNTATRAGGLQIRAIRGGDGGPTPKPVASVRPMQQRGAEGLSPRSVTGSRWIPAEVWQRQGMSAQEMTLPLDVVIPTNSPDKGSIVLKAGQRVMVLKSPKGIYMQLESGKIIAIRTALKLNQQKREEEPKKGVSSMIQRNSKSEVGFPLRNNSAISIIPKSSSTNQTGGRPLNKPSPSPGYKPFGDKEISKRPKPVATATAKPYLSQVNLTNQVSLSRLPKVKQEPMDHSTLGDNSNSSDGQLRTEQRVEEVRLEDVVAEVSSNTEYSPSNHTRTTNSDTDTSLPKSSEESTQVYTPDTVSLAQSVQTQHDQSESEMPPTSDKQCSPAEKEPSKPGTLTNYSRPFHNQTEKRETSNDDIIVEETSQTSQMTSQVTPQMTSQMTPQVTQQVTPQVATQTHAIVPGPMTSLLAPQPVPSAMPIPSTMSIPPSLPVPSNISPNMSVPSNMPPSLPPSMPVSSNLPPSIPPSSIPSSIPSSMPSNMPVTSSISLNIPSSMPIPSSMSISSSIPVSSSIPVSSGVPVSSVRSSEAPKSIADSITSATSTASVCTSTNITSPKSAEPTPSMRDNMIQSDPTPSVPQGYPYAQYPRYYDYSDPRSRSLSNPYGTYFPGVPPHTANPSSRLPVDTTKPQPDLGKPMDERNVMNVPTAYTSQIPSITAKTLTSNSATESKSTDSTTVTTTVASSSRDETHIPTAFSHPTSTRYPGPYPPGPYDPYSQHYPPAPGSSAAYPPGGAPGYPAYGGPSYNTDYARMYSAFHGPPPPTDPYMHRGYAPPSSHPPNYYSPFPHPPPPYGNYSFLPYPNPNMSSEPQPPTQ is encoded by the exons ATGACATTTAAACAAT GGGATGTCACAATTGAACGTGTGACTCCACGTGGTGGTTCCAAGCCCGGTGAAGCGAACATGATGACCAGTGAGACTGCGACAAGTGCAAACATGAATGCTGAGCCACAAGCGACTAATGACGAGAGTTCGGACGAATCAAGCGGCGAAACGACAGACGGGGAACAAGAGAAGAAGCTCGACGCTATGCAATCCGAGGAAATAGAAGAGATACGCTCGGAGGGTTCAGGAGACGATATGGATCTAGACGAAACGATCGACTCACAGATCGGCGTGAGAATGGAGTCGGAGAGGCAACACCACCCATCTCCAGATGAGGACGACGAGGAACAAGTTAACATTCTGGATACTTTACCACTGGAAG GTGCACCTATAGAAGGTCAAGAAGTATCTGAAGCTGATCTGCTTGGAAAGCCAATATCAAAGGATTCAGAAGATGAGGAAAGTATGGACAATGAGAACGATAAAGACGGACAGTCGGGAGAGGAAGGTACTGATAGCAACAAGAGACACGCCGATTCCGATCATTCTGATAGCGCGAAGAAAAAAGCGAAAAAGGATGATGGTAGTACCGAGGGTAGCACATCGGAATGCGAATTGAAGCCAGAGAAAAAGCTTGCCAATATGCGAAGAAATATCCGAGAGGTGATGGACGAAACACAATTGGACGAAGCCACATTGTCCGCTCAGAGGCAGGAGATGGAACGTCTCAGGCGAGTGCAGGAGCAGCAGAGAATTATTCGTGAAGTACAGCGTCAGATAGCAATCAACCGGCAAAACAATAAGGCGCAGACGCGTGTTATCAGTCTGCTGCAAGGGAAGCAGAATCAGGCTGGCACTACTATGATCTCACAGTCGTCTTCCCCATCGTCGTCATTTCCGTCGATGACGTCGCCGTCATCCACTCAGGTCCGTTTGCCAAATACTGTGCTGCTGAAAGTGAATTCTGGCATCGGTACTGGTGCTCAGGCCACTCAGACGGCCAGTGGGATGCAAGCGGGACAGATGCAGAGAAGATCGATCGACAGTGGTATGCGTTGGCAGAAAGGCAGAGGTGGCTATCAGGGAGCACAGACCTCTATCTCACGTGTTCCTAATCGTTCCAGTGCGCCTAATATGTTACAGCAAAGAATCCGCATGATGACACCATCTGTGAGTATATCACCAGTAGTACCCAAAAAGGAGCCGTTGGATCGAACGGACTACTATTCCGATTCCGAATTATCCGACATGGAAGCCGAGGAGGCGATACGATGCGAGAAGCAGATGCATGCGGCGCGGAAGATGCCCGGTATGCCCAAGTACCAGAGAGCACCTAAAGGCAAGGACGTGGTGACGATATCCAGCTCTAGCGAGAGTTCGGACGATGACTGCATAGTTTTGAGCGATCCTAGCGGTGAGGAGGAAACTGATACCGAGGATGATCCATCCAATTCCGGGATGCACACCAATGATCGTTACAACATTCCAGACGAGCACGGCCGAGTATTAATTAACGTGGGTCATCCTGAAACCGAACCGGACGTATTTCTAGCACCACAGGTGGCCCGCATAATTAAGCCACATCAGATTGGCGGCATACGCTTTCTCTTTGATAACATCATCGAGACGATCGAAAGGTACAAGACTAGTAGCGGTTTTGGCTGTATCCTCGCCCATAGTATGGGTCTAGGCAAAACCCTTCAAGTCGCTAGCTTctgcgatattttttttcgatgTACCACTGCCAAGACTGTCCTCTGCATTATGCCCATAAACACGCTTCAAAACTGGCTGGCGGAGTTTAACATGTGGCTACCGTATGAAGATCCTGCCGTTACCGCCGAGAAGCAGGTTAAGGCGGCGAACGTCAAAATGGAGCCGGGAACAGATATGAAGCACGAAGTAAAGGAGGAGAGCTGTGGCAATCAGAGCGACATGTCTAATATGTCGCGGCCTATTAGTACAGAGTCTGCGCATCGTTTTAGTCAGGACGCGGTAACCGGTGCGTCACAACAATCGGTGAACGTCATGCCGGAGAATCCCTACGCAAATCCTCATCATGGTTATGAACAGCGCAATATGATGCCGAGTTATATGCAAGATCCTACTGTAATGAATAAGAATATGGCTGAATCTCACATACCGCATATGCCACCGAACTATCATCAGGGAGAGATGCCACATAATCCTATGTACAACGCGAATTCAAATCCGCTTTCCAACTTTTCCGATCCAATGAAACCAGATCCAATGAACTGCCATGGTATGCCGTCTGGGCAGAACATAACGGGGCCAAAATTTGGCATTGAGAATCAGAACACTGGTGTTATGTATCCTGGCATGGAGAATCGATCGCAGGGTGTTTCTATGTATCCCGACATGGAAACTCGAAATGCCGCGGCAATGTATCCGGGAATGGGTAATCATCATCCTGGTTCGATGTACTCCAATTACAACAACATTCCTGGTACGTTTGCGAATTATGGCAGCCAGACGAATCAACAAGAACTTGAACGTGAACCGAAGAAGGAGAACATGCTATCGGGAGAAATGCCACTTCAGCCCATGGAAGTGAATGTGAAGAAAGAACCGGAGGAGacgattaaaaaagaagagggTACATCGACAGTGAAGGAAGAATTAGCGGACGAAAAGAAGGAAATgatagaaaagataaaaacacCATACGATGTAGACGCGCCAGTCGGCATGGAAGTACGTCCGAGGCACTTCGGTTTGCACATCTTGAACGATTCACACAAAACCATGACGGCTAGAGCGAAGGTGATACAAGAGTGGCAATCGACCGGCGGTGTTTTGCTGATAGGATATGAATTGTATAGGCAGTTGTCTTTAAAGAAGCCCAACAAGGCAAAACGAAAACGCGGACAACCCTTCAAAGATACGGTAGATGTAGAAGAGGAAGATAAGAACAAAGGTCTGCTGGACGAGATGCATTCAGCATTGGTGAGTCCGGGACCGGATTTGGTAATCTGCGACGAAGGCCATCGAATCAAGAATTCACACGCGAGTATAAGCATGGCGTTGAAGCAAATGCGAACGAAGCGCAGAATTGTATTAACTGGTTATCCATTGCAAAATAATCTGTTGGAATATTGGTGCATGGTAGATTTTGTGAGGCCCAATTATCTGGGTAGCAAGAGCGAGTTTTGCAACATGTTCGAGAGACCGATACAAAATGGTCAATGTATCGACTCTACTCCACAGGATATACGTTTGATGCGATATCGGGCACATGTGCTGCACGCTTTGCTAGAAGGTTTTGTGCAAAGACGCTCTCACTCCGTGTTGCAAATGTCATTGCCTCGCAAGGAGGAGTACATTCTCCTCGTTAGGATGACACCTCATCAACGTAAATTATATGATACATTTATGACTCAGGTAGTAAAAACGCGCGCAGTACCAAATCCGTTGAAAGCCTTTGCTGTATGCTGCAAGATTTGGAATCATCCGGACATCTTGTACTATTTTCTTCGTAAGCGTCAAGCGAATGAAGAAGATGATTTGGATCTGGAAGAGACAATAGCAGAAAAATCCGCGGCAGGTGGCAAGAAATCTAAAGCACGCCAACCGAAAGGGGAGTCCAAGAAAACCAAGAAGGGCAcgacgataaaaaataaacctgCAGCTAGCGTACAACCAAATGCTTCCTCGTCGTCTAGCAACGATAATGCCGAAACTGAAAATACGCACAATACtccaaaacaaaataattatactaattataCGATGCCAGTTTCTAATTCTGGATATTCTAATTCCATGCCGCAAGGATCTTATTCTCCTCATGGAGGATATCAAAATTATCGTCCAAACGATCAAAACACATTCTACAGAAACGATAACAATAATCACGCAGAATATAATCACGGGGACTTCTATAATAATCCAGGACAACAAAGATATGGCAATCAACCGTTCCAGTCATATACTCAAACGTCAACAAACTACAATACGTCGCAGGGGTATGCCAATCAATCGCAAAACTATATGCAATCGAATGAGCAATCCGCGAATCATTCTCAGAGGTATAGCGGTGCAGCGGCTGGATCTGATTTCCGATCGGATCAAAATCAAGGAAACAATTACGAGACACCCGGGATGTTTCCACGCCAGAATTATCCCTATCAGGATCAGCAGCGCAATTATACGTCGAATTTAAACCAAGGGCCTAACAATTATCCCCAGGTGTCTAATCAACCTTCCTTTCAGTCGCAAATGCCGAATCAGTCCACGAATATGCCAATGCCGGATTATTCGTCATATACCGCaaatcaaaatcaaaattacacGTCGACGCCAGCGAACATCTATCCGCGAAATGATGCACAACCACTGCAAAACTCAACGATGGGATATGCGGCGTCTCAACAAGGTCAGCCACCGGCGGCTCAAACACAGACCACTGGTTACATGGCGTCGCAGCAGAATCAAAACATATCGCCTGGTCAAAATTCTGGTTTTTCACCGAATCAGCAGAATCAGAATCTAGGTTTGCAGAATCAATCTCACCCATATGCGAACCAGCAACCGCAAAATGTGCCTCTTCAGAGCCAAGCACATGGTTATCCTACGCAGGTGAATCCAGCACCTCCACAGACTTCGCATGCATTTAATCAGCAGTCTGCTCCGATGCCACAAACTCCATCCCATGGTTATATGCAGGCGAACCAATCGAATCAAGGGCCCATATCACAGGGTCCCATACGTGGTTATACTCCAGCGCCGCAGGGTCAAATGAACGTAGCGCAAAACCAACCCAATTATTCTACCAGTCAATCCGCGCAAAACGTCAATGCACAGAATCAGACACACAGGTATCTTCCAGATCAGTCAGGCCAGACGTCGAATCCACAAAGTACAGTCCATAGTTATAGTCATCATATGGTACCTCAATCTGCAACTTCCAATCAGGCAGGTCCATATCCTCAGCAGAATCAGCCAGGTTCAGTTGTACCGCCATCGAACCAGGCTCATCCTGGTTATCCGCCGAATCACTCAGGCGCAAATGCGATGTCACAGAATTCCGCGCACCGATACGGAGCCGCGCAGCAGACACAGGTGGCTCAAAATCAATCTATGGCATATCCTCCGAACCAACAGCAGCCTAATTCATCTCTAAGTCAGAATGATCAACTTTATCCCAGACCAGATGCCGCGGTGTCGCAACAAACGCAAAATTACGCTTCTACAGCAAACGAATTTTCGAACGATCGTTCAGGTGCAGGCACTGTCAGCAATTCTGGCAATAATTACACCGCCAACCAACCACAGACACAGAACCCCGTTATGCCGAATTATTCCTCGGACAGCTCGCATCAAAATCCGGCGGCGGTCGGACAGATAAAGGGCGCAGATGAGCCTTACTATATGCCACAGCGTGGTTACCCGCAAACGTTCCGACCAGATCAGCAATGCAATGATTCGTACTACAGAGATCAAATGAATCCCGGGATGAATCGTTATTCAAACAACTACTTTCCGCCGCAGAATTATCCAAATCAATCATACGACTACGCCACTGGTCATGGCACGGATATGAATTCGCGACCTGAAGAATCTAAGTCTTCACAGCAACCCATTGGTACTCATCCTTCCGGTACGTCGTGTGACAAGAGCAATAAGGACATGACATCTAGTATCGGTGTGCAGAGTCAACCATTGCATCAGAATAATCTCACCGGCCCACCAAGCTACACTGGAGAACCGAATCGCCAGAGTTCGGCGACTCCCGCGCCTCGATCAGGACCGGGTGTTAATCCGGCTCCTCGATTAAATCAGAGTGAATTGACAAAGGAAGAtgagaaggaaaaagaagacCAAATAGAAAAGGATAAAGAGGATAAATCTGACGAGGAGATTCTTGCAAAAGACGAGGAAAAAGATTGCAAGAGCTCTCCTAGCGGGAAGGAAGATCCAGGAATTCCATATGATTGG GCAACAGAGTTGATGAAAGGATATGTACCCGGCTTGATAGATGCGTCCGCAAAAATGACGatctttttttgtattctCGAGGAAGCTATTAAACTGGGAGATCGCGTACTCGCATTTTCGCAGTCATTATTCACATTGAATCTCATAGAAGATTTCTTAGCGCGAAATAGCTTAAAATATGCAGATGGTCAAACTGATGCTTGGATTAAAAATGTGAATTATTATAGACTGGATGGAAGCACCAGTGCATTAGAGCGAGAGAAATTGATAAACGAATTTAATAGCAATCCGAAAATTCACCTCTTTCTCGTTTCTACGCGAGCTGGTTCGCTGGGTATCAATCTTGTTGGAGCGAATCGTGCAATCGTATTTGATGCTTCTTGGAATCCTTGTCACGATACGCAAGCAGTATGCAGAGTCTATCGATACGGTCAAAAGAAACAATGCTTTGTTTATCGATTGGTCACCGACAACTGTCTAGAAAGGAAAATCTACGATCGACAGATTAGTAAACAGGGCATGGCAGATCGCGTAGTCGATCAGTGCAATCCCGATGCGCATCTTTCGCTAAAAGAAGCGACGACATTATCATGGGACTGGGAGGAGGATAGTCAAGTACAGGATTTCTCGCAGATCAAAGACAGTTATACGGACGAAGTTATGCACTGCGTGTTAGAACGCTATTCTTCATTACTCACCAAACAACCGTTTCATCACGAGAGTTTGCTCGTTGATCGAAAGGACAAGAAGCTCAGTCAAGCTGAGAAACGATTGGCCCGTCGCGGCTATGAGCTTGAAAAGATGGCAGCTAATTGTTCTAGACCTAGTTATAATTATGTTCCTGGAAATACAGCCACGAGAG CAGGTGGATTACAAATCAGAGCAATTCGCGGTGGTGATGGTGGTCCCACCCCGAAACCGGTGGCATCTGTTAGACCTATGCAACAACGAGGTGCTGAAGGATTAAGTCCGCGAAGCGTTACTGGCAGCAGATGGATTCCGGCGGAAGTATGGCAAAGACAGGGAATGAGTGCGCAAGAGATGACGCTACCTTTAGATGTAGTTATACCGACTAACTCTCCGGATAAAGGAAGTATCGTTCTGAAAGCGGGACAGCGGGTAATGGTGCTGAAGAGTCCAAAAGGCATTTACATGCAACTTGAATCTGGCAAAATTATAGCAATTCGCACCGCGCTTAAATTGAATCAGCAAAAGCGAGAGGAAGAGCCGAAGAAAG GAGTTTCCTCGATGATACAGAGGAATTCCAAGTCCGAGGTTGGCTTTCCTTTACGCAATAACTCGGCTATTTCCATAATACCGAAATCATCCTCAACTAATCAGACTGGCGGCCGGCCTCTCAATAAACCATCACCGAGCCCGGGTTACAAACCGTTCGGTGATAAAGAAATCTCTAAGAGACCCAAACCAGTTGCTACAGCAACAGCCAAACCTTATTTAAGTCAAGTAAATTTAACTAACCAAGTTTCTCTGTCGAGACTACCCAAAGTTAAGCAAGAGCCAATGGATCATTCCACGCTTGGAGATAATTCTAACTCATCTGATGGTCAGTTGAGAACAGAACAACGTGTCGAAGAAGTTAGATTGGAAGATGTAGTGGCAGAAGTGAGCTCGAACACTGAGTATAGCCCTTCTAATCATACTCGTACCACTAACTCGGATACGGATACATCTTTGCCAAAATCGTCCGAGGAAAGCACTCAAGTTTATACGCCTGATACTGTTTCTCTCGCGCAAAGTGTTCAAACACAACATGATCAGTCTGAATCGGAAATGCCGCCAACTTCTGATAAGCAGTGCTCGCCGGCAGAGAAGGAACCTTCTAAGCCGGGTACACTAACAAATTATAGTCGACCCTTCCACAATCAAACGGAGAAGCGAGAAACTTCCAATGATGATATCATTGTTGAGGAAACGTCTCAAACATCGCAGATGACGTCGCAGGTAACACCGCAGATGACGTCGCAGATGACGCCACAAGTGACGCAACAAGTAACACCACAGGTCGCGACACAGACGCACGCAATTGTTCCTGGCCCAATGACTTCTCTGTTGGCACCACAGCCAGTACCGTCAGCTATGCCGATACCATCGACTATGTCGATACCGCCAAGCTTACCGGTACCGTCAAATATATCACCGAACATGTCAGTACCATCGAACATGCCACCAAGTTTACCGCCAAGCATGCCGGTATCGTCAAACTTGCCACCAAGTATACCACCATCGAGCATACCGTCAAGCATACCATCAAGTATGCCATCTAATATGCCAGTAACGTCAAGTATATCGTTGAATATACCATCAAGTATGCCGATACCATCAAGTATGTCAATATCATCCAGTATACCGGTATCGTCAAGCATACCAGTATCATCTGGTGTACCGGTATCATCTGTAAGAAGCTCGGAAGCACCTAAAAGTATCGCCGATTCAATCACCAGCGCAACATCGACCGCTTCTGTATGCACTAGCACTAATATCACTTCTCCAAAAAGTGCCGAGCCAACTCCAAGTATGCGAGATAACATGATCCAGAGTGACCCGACGCCGAGCGTACCCCAGGGATATCCTTACGCTCAGTATCCGAGATACTATGACTATAGCGATCCGCGATCCCGTTCACTTTCTAATCCCTATGGCACTTACTTCCCAGGCGTTCCACCTCACACGGCAAATCCCAGCAGTAGACTGCCAGTAGACACGACGAAGCCTCAGCCGGACTTGGGCAAACCTATGGATGAGAGGAACGTGATGAATGTGCCTACCGCTTACACTTCTCAAATACCAAGCATTACTGCCAAAACGCTAACGAGCAACTCTGCGACGGAGTCTAAGAGTACGGACAGTACGACGGTGACTACCACGGTGGCTTCGTCAAGCAGAGATGAGACGCATATACCTACTGCATTTAGTCATCCCACTAGCACGCGATATCCGGGACCGTATCCACCAGGTCCGTACGATCCGTACTCGCAGCACTATCCACCGGCGCCTGGCTCTTCCGCGGCTTATCCTCCAGGTG gaGCACCCGGCTATCCAGCATATGGTGGACCCAGTTACAATACAGATTATGCTCGTATGTACTCGGCGTTCCATGGTCCACCACCTCCAACAGACCCCTACATGCACAGAGGATATGCTCCTCCCTCTTCGCATCCTCCTAATTATTACTCACCATTCCCTCATCCTCCACCACCCTATGGAAATTATTCGTTTCTGCCGTATCCGAATCCGAATATGTCCAGCGAGCCTCAACCACCTACTCAGTAG